Part of the Syntrophorhabdaceae bacterium genome is shown below.
TCCCTCGTCCTCTCATGGTACGAGCAGAAGGCGGTTGCCATTCTCCTTACCCTGCTTTATCTCGGAATCAAGAACATGCGTCTGGGCCCGTCCCTGCCCGCGTTTCTGACCCCCGCGGTGCTTGACGTGCTGGTGAAAAATTATGACATCAAACCGATTACCACACCGGACGAGGATATAAGAGCCATCCTCGGTTAAGTAAGAGCTAAGGGTTTTACGGGTTATTGAAATGGCGGAGGAGGGAAATACCTCCTCCGCTCACATCATTTCCGCGAGGTGATCGATCATGCTGCCCATAGCCCCTTTAATGATAGAGCACAGGCTTATCGAGAGGATGATCGCCCTCATATCGAAGGAGACGGAGAGGATTTCCGGAGGCGGAGAGCCCGATCCCGCATTCATCGACGAGGCGGTCGATTTCATTCGCACTTACGCGGACCGCTGCCACCACGGCAAGGAAGAGGACATTCTCTTCCGGACGCTCGACAAGAAAGAGCTCTCTTCCTTCGACAGGCTGATAATGGAGGAGCTTCTGGAAGATCACAGGAAGGGCCGGGAGAACGTGGTGAGGCTCACTGCCTCGAAGGACCGGTATATCAAGGGAGCCAGGGACGAAGTGGCGGTTATCCTGGAAGAGCTCAGATTTTTTATCGATTTTTATCCCAACCACATAGAAAGAGAGGACCGGCACTTCTTCATGCCCTCCATGTCCTATTTGAGTCCCGACGAGA
Proteins encoded:
- a CDS encoding hemerythrin domain-containing protein; translation: MLPIAPLMIEHRLIERMIALISKETERISGGGEPDPAFIDEAVDFIRTYADRCHHGKEEDILFRTLDKKELSSFDRLIMEELLEDHRKGRENVVRLTASKDRYIKGARDEVAVILEELRFFIDFYPNHIEREDRHFFMPSMSYLSPDEKDAMLNEEHAFDRDLIHRLYKEKVFLEEKRRFRP